Part of the Denticeps clupeoides chromosome 3, fDenClu1.1, whole genome shotgun sequence genome, aggacacttaaccctgagtatctccaggggggtactgtccctgtaactacttactattaaccagaagacccaggttcaaaccccacttactaccatcgtgtccctgagcaggacacttaaccctgagtgtctccagggggggactgtccctgtaactactgactgtaaggtgctctggataaggacgtctggtaaatgctggaaagtgacatttctgcttttattggtcatttttttaGCCCGTGTCGAGTGGACAAAGTGCCCCGCCGGTGTCCAGCACCGAGGGGAAGCTGGTGTCCTGTTCCAAGTGCCACCGTGTCAACCAGGTCGACGCCCGATACTGTGACTGGTGTGGCGCCAAGGTGGGCGCGGCCTGTTTCTTACCCCGAAACATGTAGATCTGGTTCCGTTCGTCACTGGTTGATGTTGACCGCGTGACCTCCGCAGCCAGGACCCGTGCCGAGTTACCTCACCTGCTCCCGCTGTGGCTCCAGCAGCCACCCCTACGCCAACTTCTGCGGGTCCTGCGGCGTGTTCCTGGAGGGACCGGCGAGGGTCCAGTCCCACGACATCCCGCGGCACCTCCAACATGTACGCAGCTCAGACACGCGCCGTCAAACCAAACCCCGCACACCCCCAAAACCGACACGTTACCCCTCGCTTCCCCGAAGGCCTCGACCGGCCCGGACAGCGCGGCACGGCAGGCGGCGGACGCCCAGACGCAGACGGCAGGCCTGTTCTACCCGTCGGCTGCGCGGCTGCAGAAGAGCGGCCAGCAGGAGGCGCCGCAGAGGAGCAGAAGGCCCCTGCTCACCGCCATCAGCCCAGGAAGAGGTTTCCACACGTGGCCTTCTGTCTCCCACAGCCGCTGATGCACCAGTGGTCTCGTTTATCCGGGATTATGCCTCTTTAGTTCCACTGCAACCTATCCAGGATTATGAATCTGAACTCAATTTTTAGATTCAAAgatattcaattcaatttcagttcctacaattcagattcaaaattATTCTATTCAAGTTTGTTCAATTTAGattcaaaaatattcaatttaaTTCCAGTTTCTACTATTTAATTCCAGTTCCTACAATTCAGATTCCAACATATTCTATTCAAGTTTCTacaattcagataaaaaaatattcaattcagGTTTGttcaattcagattcaaaaatattcaattcaattcaagtttgttcaattcagattcaaaaatGTTCAATTTAATTCCAGTTTCAacaattcagataaaaaaatattcaattcagGTTTGTTTAattcaattagaaaaaaaattctattcaaGTTTGttcaattcagattcaaaaatGTTCAATTTAATTCCAGTTTCAACAACTTAATTCCAGTTTCTTCTATTTAATTCCAGTTTCTacaattcagataaaaaaatattcaattcagGTTTGTTCAGTTCAGattcaaaaatattcaattcaattcaagtttgttcaattcagattcaaaaatattcaattcaaCTTTGTTTCAATTCAGATTCAATCATTGAAAAATTCAAATCAATGAGCCTCTTGACATTCATGcacatattccatcattaacagacacaTCCAACATGAACAATCCTCACGTTTCCTATCAGAACGTAGGACATTTCCCAGCTGAACGATTGcgtatttataattatttcgTTTTAATTTGCCGgaggtgtgcgtgtgtctgcagGATACTGGAGGAAGCAGCTGGATCACGTCTGCGCTCACCTGCGCAGCTACGCACAGAACCACCCGGAGTTCAGAGCCCTGATTGGAGAGCCTCGCATGGGCCGGGTACACAGCAACACCAACATTTATTCCCTGTTTagtccataatcacatacagtacgtctcgaTGGCCTTTGACAgaccttccagggtagagtgagcctgcagatggtgacagtgcagggctggtgatgatttgtccaagaagagaaaaagtcctacagttgtagaggtggacaAGTCCacagtgtagtatagagcatctgtccatgtttggaggtgctggacagggcagagtaggttttaatccagtgtcatggtggacattACGGGTCCATTATGAttctactggtccatttgaagaccCCTGAAGCTGTatttgttacggtggtggttgCTGTTACGACTGGATTGACAACATGAACAATCATCAGGAGGATAAACCAACCGAACCAGCAGGTGTCTACCAGCGCCACACGCTGCTCTGGGGACTTCatgctgtgatgttttggtgtGTGCAGATGGTTTCCGCGGTGATAGAGGAGGACAGCTACGAGGTCAGCATCAGAATCAATTTAGTCTCGGCAACGGCCGAAAGCGCTGAGGTACGAGCTCGGCCCTGCCGGGGGGGGCTAGTCTGGCTTCGTAAAAAGTCTGCTCACCACCAACTTCATCAGCACAATCGTCCTGTCTCAGGTGTCGGATGCAGCCCAGAAGTCGGTGGAGATGTCTTCAGGGACTCCCAACCTCAGTAGTGTGACTGAGGGAGCCGGCGGTGAGCAgtcaacctctctctctctctctctctctctctctctctctctcacacacagtatTCATCgcaaacatgttcatttttctgTGGCAGCGTGTGACACTGCAACCAACAGGAAGAAGGGGAGGAGCCACAGGAAGAGCTGGACTTCAACTACGGCTGAGGAGGAGCTGGTAAAGTTCACCGCGCCTTGCTGACACTGTACAGATACTAAATAAGATTGGTTTCCCCTATTACgaatttttttttgcgcttATATATCGGTCTGGTTGGTCCCATAATATTGTATCTGAAATTCTGAAATCgatccttggtgcagaattacagccacacaGCGAGATctcccgctggttcttcagagtctcgcatgagcatttctgctctttttaaCATCCAATCACAAAGCGACTGCAAcgcttcacacatttggaagccatgacggtcggtggagataatgttttatggggAGGAGTGGGAAAAGCacgagaaatgggaggtaacctttccccttatgacatcataaggggacaaattctctgaacggtgaagcagaaagaCTAAtacactctttatacatatttacatttactgcatttaccagacgcccttatccagaatgacttacaatcagtagttacagggacagtccccccctggagacactcggggttaagtgtcttgctcagggacacaatggtaataagtgggatttgaacctgggacttctggttcataggtgcgtgtgttacccactaggccgctaccacccaaaccatatcaccatttctagccactgcaggactatagacaggctcggggaactcgtattaatgtttaataatcccacaaagtcacattttcatagtACAATTTCTGTTTTCGGTCCTTCAGCCACCTTTGGACAGGCACTTGTTAAAGGAGGTGGGGCCAGATGGGACAGGACATGTCACTGAAgttcagcagctgctggaggaggtaTGAGAAGAGAGTACCGGGCCTTTTTATACAAAGAGCCTCCGCTCTTTACTGGCCATTCATAGGTGCAGAGGACATCGTGACCCGTAACATTACAACTAGTTCCGTCTTCCGCTGCTTCAcagtccagttctgatgctcacgtGACCATCGTAGACTAAAAAAATGAACTATAGAATCGACGCAAAAAAGCGGaacaaattgcatttatttttttagctaaTTTGTATGCAATATTTTTTAGTGAATAATATCTTGCATTTAAAGTTATGAAATACTCAGCAGTGGTAATTAGTCAAATCTACCCAACACGTGTCTGcatattattgtaaaaaaagGTAGTATTTATTAGGAAGTAATTTAATAATTAGCGCGATAAGTCACAGCTTCCCAGAgccaaaatgcagcagcactcaGGACGTGGGCGATTCCTGCTGCGCGTTAACCTGCTGGTTACGGCCTATCGGGACACGCCCATGTTAACTTGTGTCGGGTCACCCTGCACGTACGGACGCGAGCACACGAGATAGAAACATGGTCCGGCTGCACTTGTCTTTGGGCTGTAAGGATTTGAAAAGATTTCTTCTCGTTGTAGCACGCGACACGAGCGAGAAACGCTGCAGGATTCGCGTTACGTGCACGACTTTCGCAATTCCTACCTGGAAAAGCACGGTTCAATTCACCATTAAATCCAACTCTGGAACATCAGtggatgtgattggctgtaaactcCGGCCACCCTCCTACGCGTCACGTAAATCTGATTTTGAGTCGAGAAATGCGtttgttccatttatttttaagtcagaaattatatttgtgaatcttgttaccTTTGTTGCTGAATCGAGAAATATATTCGTGGACGGTGCGATATTTATTAGTCAATTTTGAAACTCCATAATTAAGAGACTGATAATAGAAATAGagtagattttattttgtgaaaactACTTAGAAACATTCTAATAACTAGTCTGTTTAATCTATTAGGGGTCAATACATTTAACCGCAAACTCATTTTCAACCTCAGCTCCTAATTTTAATGATTCAAAATGTTGACATCATCAAATTCACAATATAGCTGCTCATACACTTTCAAACTGGGTAGTGCGGGTGTGATTTACCTCATTATTTACTGGCCAATAAAGCGAAGTATTTATCACTCaacataatatttatttatttttacagtgtaggaCCTTGTTGTACCAGGCAAGGTCGGCATGCTATTGGCTGAGTGTTAATAAATAACTCCGCCCATGGTGTTCTGCGTCGTTTGCGCTCATCCCGTAGAAAACGACGAACCTTCGCCGGTCCCGCGATTACGgtcacgatgcatcccatcaatgtTCCAATAAAGAGGTTCAGGTCTCGTTGATGTGCTACAACGAGAAGAACGCCACACTTCCAACCACGTCAGTCTCGTGGACCAAACGTTCACGTGACGCCTGATCAGGTCAGTGGGATTCAGTGGATCCTTTTCGTACACCTTCACAGGGAGCAGACCCCTCCTGCCTGGACCGGGACGGGAACTCGGCTCTTGCTGTTGCGGTGATGAACGGTCACCACGACGTCATTCCTGTTCTGGTGCAGAAAGGAGCCGACGTCAACTTCCAGTCTGGAACGTGAGGATGGAAACGTCACCTCCACGACTAAACCCCCGGATCATATACATGAACATGTTTCTTCACGCGGTGATGGACCTCGGATGTTCAGGAGGAGGTGGTAACCTGTGGTGCTCTCCTCTTTCAGACTGAAGGACACGGCCCTGCATGTGGCAGCAGCTCTGGGAAGTGACGGCCTGAAATGTGCCGAGACTCTGCTGGGGTAACAACTGTGTTGGTAACATCCGGGTAACTCgggtatttttatttgttgaagtGGAATTTCTGGGTGCAGGTGCAACGCGAGCCTGAGGAAGAAGAACGGGCGTGGCCAGAGCGCGTACGACGTGGCCGTCAGCTCCGGCTGCGGCGACCTGATCTCCCTCATGGCGGCCAGGACCGGCCAGGGTCTGCTCAACAGACTCgcccaacccaggagcgccccaaaccctggtgacttctgacagagccccaaacctcctaccttcataccaacccaggagcgccccaaaccccataccttcataccaacccaggagcgccccaaacccccgtaccttcataccaacccaggagcgccccaaacccccgtaccttcataccaacccaggagtgCCCCAAACCTtctaccttcataccaacccaggagcgccccaaacccccGTAACTTCATACCAATCCAGGAGCGCCCCGAACCCCGGTaacttcataccaacccaggagcgccccaaaccccggtaacttcataccaacccaggagcgccccaaaccctggtgacttctgacagagccccaaacctcctaccttcataccaacccaggagcgccccaaaccctggtgacttctgacagagccccaaacctcctaccttcataccaacccaggagcgccccaaaccctggtgacttctgacagagccccaaacctcctaccttcataccaacccaggagcgccccaaaccctggtgacttctgacagagccccaaacctcctaccttcataccaacccaagAGCGCCCCAAATCCccgtaccttcataccaacccaggagtgCCCCGAACCCTGGTGACTTCTG contains:
- the LOC114785902 gene encoding LOW QUALITY PROTEIN: double zinc ribbon and ankyrin repeat-containing protein 1-like (The sequence of the model RefSeq protein was modified relative to this genomic sequence to represent the inferred CDS: inserted 1 base in 1 codon); this encodes MTAGSVSAPHIIPVRAPVAARAQARIDTATPVEITSDSPGAKIHFTLDGSRPEATRRPGTLLFTAAIHLPAGRVTVKALAASSDGRESAVVTKVFQVEEAGGGDEDAMIPETLKRSPPLHGVDRICSGSGSRGPPRGPGFLRSRRGPRSALDAELVGGAFRSLTSTQMSRIQRETDFLRCPCCLSQRPSDPLARFCSHCGAAVPPLPGRRLPPTEGGQMVVCVDCRTTVPANTSSCVACEAPIPPQLTACRLQVTSDPRHDRSPSRRRRLTPPFSPQVLCAACGTGNPAHITHCVTCESSLPRPPTPVSSGQSAPPVSSTEGKLVSCSKCHRVNQVDARYCDWCGAKPGPVPSYLTCSRCGSSSHPYANFCGSCGVFLEGPARVQSHXHPAAPPTCTQLRHAPSNQTPHTPKTDTLPLASPKASTGPDSAARQAADAQTQTAGLFYPSAARLQKSGQQEAPQRSRRPLLTAISPGRGYWRKQLDHVCAHLRSYAQNHPEFRALIGEPRMGRMVSAVIEEDSYEVSIRINLVSATAESAEVSDAAQKSVEMSSGTPNLSSVTEGAGACDTATNRKKGRSHRKSWTSTTAEEELPPLDRHLLKEVGPDGTGHVTEVQQLLEEGADPSCLDRDGNSALAVAVMNGHHDVIPVLVQKGADVNFQSGTLKDTALHVAAALGSDGLKCAETLLGCNASLRKKNGRGQSAYDVAVSSGCGDLISLMAARTGQGLLNRLAQPRSAPNPGDF